Proteins encoded together in one Telopea speciosissima isolate NSW1024214 ecotype Mountain lineage chromosome 6, Tspe_v1, whole genome shotgun sequence window:
- the LOC122663964 gene encoding transcription factor MYB62-like codes for MSSPSKSGSSYGEEDSELRRGPWTLEEDTLLIHYISHHGEGRWNLLARCSGLKRTGKSCRLRWLNYLKPDVKRGNLTPEEQLVILELHSKWGNRWSKIAQHLPGRTDNEIKNYWRTRVQKQARHLKIDENSTRFRDAIRCFWMPRLLQKMEEEALSSSSAMETQSSDPPMSQLLNQALQASPTPLEQGPLIISEPITMSFNDDNKKNPSSGDLNSTSPISISSSHSMNISQFPQQISEIPTSPYEFGNNNPLLKGCYYVDNSGYDMGAFNNLSSSMSTLGELDNSASHCHMSENNWIIHGDVADNLCNMDDLW; via the exons ATGTCTTCTCCATCCAAGAGTGGATCCAGTTATGGTGAAGAAGATAGTGAGCTAAGAAGAGGGCCATGGACCCTTGAAGAAGACACTCTTCTCATCCATTACATTTCTCATCATGGTGAAGGTCGTTGGAATCTCTTAGCTAGATGTTCAg GATTGAAGAGAACTGGCAAGAGTTGCAGATTAAGATGGTTGAATTATTTGAAACCGGATGTGAAGCGTGGAAACCTTACTCCAGAAGAGCAGCTTGTGATTCTTGAACTCCATTCCAAGTGGGGTAACAG GTGGTCTAAGATTGCACAACATCTACCTGGAAGAACTGATAATGAAATCAAGAACTATTGGAGAACAAGGGTGCAGAAACAAGCAAGGCATCTTAAGATTGATGAGAATAGCACAAGGTTTCGTGATGCCATCAGATGCTTTTGGATGCCCAGGTTACTccagaagatggaagaagaagctctttcttcttcctcagccATGGAAACTCAAAGCTCTGATCCCCCAATGTCTCAACTACTCAATCAAGCCCTTCAGGCATCACCAACCCCACTTGAACAAGGACCTCTCATCATAAGTGAACCAATAACCATGAGTTTCAATGATGATAACAAGAAGAATCCAAGCTCAGGAGATTTGAACAGCACTAGCCCAATAAGCATCTCTTCTTCACATTCCATGAATATTTCTCAATTCCCTCAACAAATTTCAGAGATACCAACAAGCCCATATGAATTTGGGAACAATAACCCATTACTAAAGGGGTGTTACTATGTGGACAACAGTGGTTATGACATGGGGGCCTTCAATAACCTGTCTTCTTCCATGTCAACTCTTGGGGAACTTGACAACTCAGCCTCCCATTGCCACATGTCTGAAAACAACTGGATCATCCATGGTGATGTGGCAGATAATCTATGTAACATGGATGATTTATGGTAG